In one window of Streptomyces roseofulvus DNA:
- a CDS encoding cellulase family glycosylhydrolase: MTKSPRRTWLTAAGSALAGIAGLLLPVFGTAGAAQAAEGGIHVSDGRIYEANGTEFVMRGVNHAHTWYPTETGAIADISAKGANTVRVVLSSGDRWTETSASQVSSIIGDCKAAKVICVLEVHDTTGYGEDGAAASLAQAADYWVGIKGALQGQEDYVVVNIGNEPYGNSGYTAWTDATKNAIVKLRSAGIENALMVDAPNWGQDWSNTMRSNAASVFAADPRRNTIFSIHMYGVYDTAAEVQGYLNHFVTNKLPIVVGEFGDNHSDGNPDENAIMATARSLRVGYLGWSWSGNGSGVEYLDMVNGFDAGSLTAWGNRFFNGADGISTTSTRATIFGGGGNEGGGNEGGTAPNGYPYCVNGSSSDPDGDGWGWENQRSCVVRGSAADTGSGGGNTGGTAPNGYPYCVNGSSSDPDGDGWGWENQRSCVVRGSAADR, translated from the coding sequence ATGACCAAGTCACCGCGCAGGACGTGGCTCACGGCCGCCGGCAGCGCCCTCGCCGGCATCGCGGGCCTGCTGCTGCCCGTCTTCGGCACCGCCGGAGCCGCCCAGGCCGCCGAGGGCGGCATCCACGTCAGCGACGGCCGGATCTACGAGGCCAACGGCACCGAGTTCGTGATGCGCGGGGTCAACCACGCGCACACCTGGTACCCGACCGAGACCGGGGCCATCGCGGACATCTCCGCCAAGGGCGCCAACACCGTCCGCGTCGTGCTCTCCAGCGGCGACCGCTGGACGGAGACGAGCGCCTCGCAGGTGTCCTCGATCATCGGCGACTGCAAGGCCGCCAAGGTCATCTGCGTCCTGGAGGTGCACGACACCACCGGTTACGGGGAGGACGGCGCCGCCGCGTCCCTCGCTCAGGCCGCCGACTACTGGGTGGGCATCAAGGGCGCCCTCCAGGGCCAGGAGGACTACGTCGTCGTCAACATCGGCAACGAGCCCTACGGCAACAGCGGTTACACCGCCTGGACCGACGCGACCAAGAACGCGATCGTGAAGCTCCGGAGCGCCGGCATCGAGAACGCGCTCATGGTCGACGCCCCCAATTGGGGTCAGGACTGGTCGAACACCATGCGCTCCAACGCGGCCTCGGTCTTCGCCGCCGACCCGCGCCGCAACACGATCTTCTCCATCCACATGTACGGCGTGTACGACACGGCCGCCGAGGTCCAGGGCTACCTGAACCACTTCGTGACCAACAAACTGCCCATCGTGGTGGGCGAGTTCGGCGACAACCACAGCGACGGCAACCCCGACGAGAACGCCATCATGGCGACCGCCCGCTCGCTGCGCGTCGGCTACCTCGGCTGGTCCTGGAGCGGCAACGGCAGTGGCGTCGAGTACCTCGACATGGTCAACGGCTTCGACGCGGGCTCCCTCACCGCCTGGGGCAACCGGTTCTTCAACGGCGCCGACGGCATATCCACCACTTCCACCCGCGCCACGATCTTCGGAGGCGGCGGCAACGAGGGTGGCGGCAACGAAGGCGGTACGGCCCCGAACGGCTACCCGTACTGCGTCAACGGCTCCTCCTCCGACCCCGACGGCGACGGCTGGGGCTGGGAGAACCAGCGCTCCTGCGTCGTACGCGGCAGCGCCGCCGACACCGGCTCGGGCGGCGGCAACACCGGCGGCACCGCCCCGAACGGCTACCCGTACTGCGTCAACGGCTCCTCCTCCGACCCCGACGGCGACGGCTGGGGCTGGGAGAACCAGCGCTCCTGCGTCGTACGCGGCAGCGCCGCCGACCGCTGA
- a CDS encoding ABC transporter substrate-binding protein, with product MGNTKTTALSGAVLAAVMLALSACGGGGGGATGEVAAPPSDPKEVSGEIKVLTQRTDLVQNGTLQKYAAEFNKIYPKVKVKFDGITDYEGEVKIRMNTNAYGDVLLIPGAVAKSDYPKFFAPLGTTAELSKYRFSDKAEVDGKVYGIAQFGTANGFVYNKKLWKRAGVTAWPKTPDEFLAGLKAVKEKTGATPYYTNFKDGWPMVQWTSNLGVVGCDAQASNALAGPVSPWKAGGELNTIDTLLYDIVKQGLSEKDPTTTNWETSKAFLGGGEIATMMLGSWSITQMQDAAKKAGGTPEDIGFMPFPIQKDGKHCAGLVSDYQQAVSVHSHNKPAARAWVDWFTEKSGFAEKEGVVSAVKSAPMPATLKEFVDNDVRFFDRSEAKTAAVNDIDEAAEIGLNKPDYRQKLIDTARGAAKGSLEDFFADLDKRWDEAAKTVGS from the coding sequence ATGGGGAACACGAAGACGACCGCGCTCTCGGGCGCTGTGCTGGCCGCCGTGATGCTCGCGCTGTCGGCGTGCGGCGGCGGAGGTGGTGGTGCCACCGGAGAGGTGGCCGCCCCGCCGTCCGACCCGAAGGAGGTCTCGGGCGAGATCAAGGTCCTCACGCAGCGGACCGACCTGGTGCAGAACGGGACGCTCCAGAAGTACGCGGCGGAGTTCAACAAGATCTACCCCAAGGTGAAGGTGAAGTTCGACGGCATCACCGACTACGAGGGGGAGGTGAAGATCCGCATGAACACCAACGCGTACGGTGACGTGCTCCTCATCCCCGGCGCGGTGGCCAAGAGCGACTACCCGAAGTTCTTCGCGCCCCTCGGCACCACCGCCGAGCTGTCGAAGTACCGCTTCAGCGACAAGGCCGAGGTGGACGGCAAGGTCTACGGCATCGCCCAGTTCGGCACCGCCAACGGCTTCGTCTACAACAAGAAGCTCTGGAAGCGGGCCGGCGTGACCGCGTGGCCGAAGACCCCGGACGAGTTCCTGGCGGGCCTGAAGGCGGTGAAGGAGAAGACCGGCGCCACGCCGTACTACACCAACTTCAAGGACGGCTGGCCGATGGTCCAGTGGACCAGCAACCTCGGCGTCGTCGGCTGCGACGCCCAGGCGAGCAACGCGCTTGCCGGCCCGGTCTCGCCCTGGAAGGCCGGGGGCGAGCTCAACACCATCGACACCCTCCTGTACGACATCGTGAAGCAGGGCCTGTCGGAGAAGGACCCGACCACCACCAACTGGGAGACCTCCAAGGCGTTCCTCGGTGGGGGTGAGATCGCCACGATGATGCTCGGTTCCTGGTCGATCACGCAGATGCAGGACGCGGCGAAGAAGGCCGGTGGCACGCCGGAGGACATCGGCTTCATGCCCTTCCCGATCCAGAAGGACGGCAAGCACTGCGCCGGCCTGGTGTCCGACTACCAGCAGGCCGTGAGCGTCCACTCGCACAACAAGCCCGCGGCGCGTGCCTGGGTGGACTGGTTCACCGAGAAGTCCGGCTTCGCGGAGAAGGAGGGCGTGGTCTCCGCGGTGAAGTCCGCCCCGATGCCCGCCACGCTGAAGGAGTTCGTTGACAACGATGTCAGATTCTTCGACCGCTCCGAGGCGAAGACCGCGGCCGTCAACGACATCGACGAGGCGGCCGAGATCGGCCTCAACAAGCCGGACTACCGCCAGAAGCTGATCGACACGGCCCGCGGCGCCGCCAAGGGCAGCCTGGAGGACTTCTTCGCTGACCTCGACAAGAGGTGGGACGAGGCGGCGAAGACCGTCGGTAGCTGA
- a CDS encoding LacI family DNA-binding transcriptional regulator gives MKRPTMADIARRAGVSKVAVSYALNDQPGVSEATRASIKSIAEELGWRPNSAARALTGGRAQAVGLVVRRPARTLGVEPFFMEFISGVETVLAEHAYALMLQMVTDQEQEIEICRRWWGERRVDGVFLMDLQTDDDRVGAVREMGLPAVAIGPPDVAGGLPAVWSDDGESVREIVRYLAALGHRRIARVAGPAALAHTAVRDAALAEVCREAGVPAATVVHTDYTGDEGARAARALLIAPERPTAIVFDNDIMAVAALSVAQELSLSIPADLSVVAWDESPLTQVVRPTLSAVSRDIPAYGARSATALLAQIDGEDIDSIREGYAHFVPRGSTAPPPEPGRR, from the coding sequence GTGAAACGGCCGACGATGGCGGACATCGCACGTCGGGCGGGAGTGTCGAAGGTGGCGGTCTCGTACGCGCTCAACGACCAGCCCGGAGTGTCGGAGGCCACCCGAGCCTCGATCAAGAGCATCGCCGAGGAGCTGGGCTGGCGCCCGAACAGCGCCGCCCGGGCGCTGACCGGCGGGCGTGCGCAGGCGGTCGGGCTGGTGGTCCGGCGGCCGGCACGGACACTGGGGGTCGAGCCGTTCTTCATGGAGTTCATCAGCGGCGTGGAGACGGTGCTCGCCGAGCACGCGTACGCGCTGATGCTCCAGATGGTGACGGACCAGGAGCAGGAGATCGAGATCTGCCGGCGCTGGTGGGGCGAGCGGCGGGTCGACGGCGTCTTCCTCATGGACCTGCAGACCGATGACGACCGGGTCGGCGCGGTGCGGGAGATGGGGCTGCCCGCGGTGGCCATCGGGCCGCCGGACGTCGCCGGGGGACTGCCGGCCGTCTGGTCGGACGACGGCGAGAGCGTGCGCGAGATCGTGCGCTACCTGGCGGCGCTGGGACACCGGCGGATCGCGCGGGTGGCGGGCCCCGCCGCGCTCGCGCACACCGCCGTCCGCGACGCCGCGCTCGCGGAGGTCTGCCGGGAGGCAGGCGTCCCCGCGGCGACCGTGGTGCACACCGACTACACCGGGGACGAGGGCGCGCGGGCCGCGCGGGCCCTGCTGATCGCCCCCGAGCGGCCGACGGCGATCGTGTTCGACAACGACATCATGGCGGTCGCCGCGCTGTCCGTGGCCCAGGAACTGAGCCTGTCGATCCCCGCCGACCTGTCGGTGGTGGCCTGGGACGAGTCGCCGCTGACGCAGGTGGTGCGCCCGACGCTGTCGGCCGTCAGCCGCGACATCCCGGCGTACGGGGCCCGCTCCGCGACCGCGCTGCTCGCCCAGATCGACGGGGAGGACATCGACAGCATCCGCGAGGGGTACGCGCACTTCGTGCCCCGGGGCAGTACGGCTCCGCCGCCGGAGCCCGGCCGCCGCTGA
- a CDS encoding cellulase family glycosylhydrolase, giving the protein MGPTALLLAVVLALAGLLAARPAPAVADDADSFVTRCGIRFCLDGREYFIAGANAYDMFTFGSGSGDTETRYMDKARIDAHVARMVADGVDVALVWMFSHESWHGFEEREGEFNEQQYAAFDYVIESAKAHGLRLIPVFENYWEAYGGIDTRLRWEGLSGGGPARAAFFDQNRCPGCFTSYKNSVSHALNRTNHYSGVKYKDEPAIFAWELMNEPRYEGQSAAENVDGTTLRAWVDEMGAFVKSIDPNHLLGAGTEGHGTKYGFGGDSGNPFVHTQKSPYIDFASAHPYPTEHWADLSIEETKDLVRAWIRDSHEVVGKPFFMGEFNVHNVDRALWWREIYTAFEEAGGDGSALWWYQDRGIDGKFGVSQGASELAVFHAHSDRMAAKSGLPGSTPSPTPTDPATPPPPVRRTPRPRPRLRPPPPPPPAAPSPTRSPTGAPPSTAA; this is encoded by the coding sequence GTGGGGCCGACGGCCCTCCTCCTCGCGGTCGTCCTGGCCCTCGCCGGCCTCCTCGCCGCCCGCCCCGCACCCGCCGTCGCCGATGACGCCGACTCCTTCGTCACCCGCTGCGGTATCCGCTTCTGCCTCGACGGCAGGGAGTACTTCATCGCCGGCGCCAACGCCTACGACATGTTCACCTTCGGGTCGGGATCCGGTGACACCGAGACCCGGTACATGGACAAGGCCCGCATCGACGCCCATGTCGCCCGCATGGTGGCCGACGGCGTCGACGTCGCCCTCGTCTGGATGTTCAGCCACGAGAGCTGGCACGGCTTCGAGGAGCGCGAGGGCGAGTTCAACGAGCAGCAGTACGCCGCCTTCGACTACGTCATCGAGTCGGCGAAGGCCCACGGCCTGCGCCTGATCCCCGTCTTCGAGAACTACTGGGAGGCGTACGGGGGCATCGACACCCGCCTGCGCTGGGAGGGCCTCTCCGGCGGCGGTCCGGCCCGCGCCGCCTTCTTCGACCAGAACCGCTGCCCGGGCTGCTTCACCTCGTACAAGAACTCCGTCTCCCACGCCCTCAACCGCACCAACCACTACAGCGGCGTGAAGTACAAGGACGAGCCGGCGATCTTCGCCTGGGAGCTCATGAACGAGCCCCGCTACGAGGGCCAGAGCGCCGCCGAGAACGTCGACGGCACGACCCTGCGGGCCTGGGTCGACGAGATGGGCGCCTTCGTGAAGTCCATCGACCCGAACCACCTCCTCGGCGCCGGGACCGAGGGCCACGGCACGAAGTACGGCTTCGGCGGCGACTCGGGCAACCCCTTCGTCCACACCCAGAAGTCCCCGTACATCGATTTCGCCTCCGCCCACCCCTACCCGACCGAGCACTGGGCGGACCTGAGCATCGAGGAGACCAAGGATCTCGTCCGCGCCTGGATCCGCGACTCCCACGAGGTCGTCGGCAAGCCCTTCTTCATGGGCGAGTTCAATGTCCACAACGTCGATCGCGCCCTGTGGTGGCGGGAGATCTACACCGCATTCGAAGAGGCGGGCGGCGACGGCAGCGCCTTGTGGTGGTACCAGGACCGCGGCATCGACGGGAAGTTCGGCGTCTCCCAGGGCGCGTCCGAACTCGCCGTCTTCCACGCCCACTCCGATCGCATGGCCGCGAAGAGCGGCCTCCCCGGCTCCACGCCGTCTCCTACCCCGACCGACCCGGCCACGCCGCCACCCCCCGTCCGACGGACCCCACGACCCCGCCCACGACTCCGTCCACCACCCCCGCCCCCACCGGCTGCGCCGTCACCTACACGCTCTCCGACTGGGGCGCCACCTTCAACGGCAGCGTGA
- a CDS encoding ABC transporter ATP-binding protein codes for MNHSPLDHRYRGEHPIRTVHYLFRPDRTRLAGAVAVFFAKHAPVWLLPPVTANVIDVVVEHRPIAELWWNCAVMLTVLLLNPPLHLLYVRWTHGAIRRLGRDLRSALVTRMQQLSIGFHSRTSSSVLHAKVVRDVETLETGLQQTADNGLTAVATLAGGLAVIAVVTPLFLPVFLVLVPVAVLLIGALRARLGEGNTSYRRSVERMSASVSDMTTLIPITRAHALERTALGRVGRELDRVQREGTRLDLLNARFGSLSWVVFNGLGTACLAGAALVAYYGWTSVTPGEVVMLSAYFSTLTGAVTSLLALAPVVGKGVESLKSVGEVLQAPDLEVNDGKRRVDAVAGAFRFEGAGLTHGGGDEPALRDVDLDVPVGTTLAIVGGSGAGKSTLLNLVLGFHRPTAGRVLLDGQDMADLDLRSFRRFVSVVPQESVLFEGSVRENITYGMERVDEETLRRALRDANAAEFVDALPDGLDTVVGERGTRLSGGQRQRLAIARALIRDPRVLVLDEATSALDARSEAQVQEALGRLVAGRTVFVVAHRLSTIRRADRIVVLERGRVVESGSHRELLGRDSAYARLQATQLA; via the coding sequence ATGAATCACAGTCCGCTCGACCACCGTTACCGGGGCGAACACCCGATCCGTACGGTCCACTACCTCTTCCGGCCCGACCGGACACGGCTCGCCGGGGCCGTCGCGGTCTTCTTCGCCAAGCACGCGCCCGTCTGGCTGCTCCCACCGGTGACGGCGAACGTCATCGACGTCGTCGTCGAGCACCGGCCGATCGCCGAACTGTGGTGGAACTGCGCCGTGATGCTCACGGTTCTCCTCCTGAACCCACCCCTGCACCTGCTGTACGTCCGCTGGACGCACGGGGCGATCCGCCGACTCGGCCGCGACCTGAGGTCCGCCCTCGTGACCCGGATGCAGCAGCTCTCCATCGGCTTCCACAGCCGCACCAGCTCGTCCGTGCTGCACGCCAAGGTGGTCCGGGACGTCGAGACGCTGGAGACGGGACTCCAGCAGACCGCGGACAACGGCCTCACGGCCGTCGCGACCCTGGCGGGCGGCCTCGCCGTCATCGCCGTCGTCACCCCGCTCTTCCTGCCGGTCTTCCTCGTCCTCGTCCCCGTCGCCGTGCTGCTGATCGGCGCCCTTCGCGCGAGGCTGGGCGAGGGGAACACCTCGTACCGCCGCTCGGTCGAGCGCATGTCCGCCTCCGTCAGCGACATGACCACCCTCATCCCCATCACCCGCGCCCACGCCCTGGAGCGCACGGCCCTGGGCCGCGTCGGACGCGAGCTCGACCGGGTGCAGCGGGAGGGGACGCGGCTCGACCTGCTCAACGCCCGCTTCGGCTCCCTGTCCTGGGTCGTCTTCAACGGACTCGGCACGGCCTGCCTCGCGGGCGCGGCGCTCGTCGCGTACTACGGGTGGACGTCGGTGACCCCGGGCGAGGTCGTCATGCTCAGCGCCTACTTCTCCACCCTCACCGGCGCCGTCACGAGCCTGCTCGCGCTGGCCCCCGTCGTGGGCAAGGGAGTGGAGTCCCTCAAGTCCGTCGGCGAGGTCCTCCAGGCGCCCGACCTGGAGGTCAACGACGGCAAGCGGAGGGTGGACGCGGTCGCCGGGGCGTTCCGCTTCGAGGGCGCGGGCCTCACGCACGGGGGCGGCGACGAGCCCGCCCTGCGCGACGTGGACCTGGACGTGCCGGTCGGCACCACCCTCGCGATCGTCGGCGGCTCCGGCGCGGGGAAGTCCACCCTGCTCAACCTGGTGCTCGGCTTCCACCGCCCCACGGCGGGCCGGGTCCTCCTGGACGGCCAGGACATGGCCGACCTCGACCTGCGGAGCTTCCGCAGGTTCGTCTCCGTCGTCCCCCAGGAGTCCGTCCTCTTCGAGGGGAGCGTCCGGGAGAACATCACGTACGGGATGGAGCGCGTCGACGAGGAGACGCTGCGGCGCGCCCTGCGCGACGCCAACGCCGCCGAGTTCGTCGACGCGCTGCCGGACGGCCTCGACACCGTGGTCGGTGAGCGCGGCACCCGGCTCTCGGGCGGCCAGCGCCAGCGGCTCGCCATCGCCCGCGCCCTCATCCGCGACCCCCGGGTGCTGGTGCTCGACGAGGCCACGTCGGCGCTCGACGCCCGCTCCGAGGCGCAGGTCCAGGAGGCGCTCGGGCGTCTCGTCGCCGGCCGGACGGTCTTCGTCGTGGCGCACCGCCTCTCCACCATCAGGCGGGCCGACCGCATCGTGGTGCTGGAGCGGGGGCGGGTGGTGGAGTCCGGAAGCCACCGGGAACTGCTCGGCCGCGACTCGGCCTACGCGCGCCTGCAGGCGACCCAGCTGGCCTGA
- a CDS encoding metallophosphoesterase encodes MTDTSDTRPTEGEAPLRRQSRLQRLMRYVPLIAPVLLFAVPCWVLLHGGQNWPLPATLLGTALLVLGLVGMPFAMARGHGRRQQDRAAIVGDTLLGASWILFTWSVLLGVLLRLVLTVAGVGESQDRARIVAWAVLGVTAVLLAWGYAEARRVPRVRRLDVRLPRLGPGLDGFRVALVTDTHYGPLDRARWSARVCETVNTLEADLVCHTGDIADGTAERRRAQAAPLGTVRATRARVYVTGNHEYYSEAQGWVDLMDELGWQPLRNRHLLLENGGDILVVAGVDDVTAESSGLAGHRAHLAGALQGADPDLPVLLLAHQPKFVDQAAAAGIDLQLSGHTHGGQIWPFHHLVRIDQPAVAGLSHHGARTLLYTSRGTGFWGPPFRVFAPSEITLLTLRSPQH; translated from the coding sequence GTGACCGACACCAGCGACACCCGTCCCACCGAGGGTGAAGCGCCCCTGCGGCGGCAGAGCCGGCTGCAGCGCCTGATGCGTTACGTCCCCCTGATCGCCCCGGTCCTCCTGTTCGCCGTGCCCTGCTGGGTGCTCCTGCACGGCGGCCAGAACTGGCCGCTGCCCGCCACCCTGCTCGGCACCGCCCTGCTCGTCCTCGGTCTCGTCGGGATGCCGTTCGCGATGGCGCGCGGCCACGGACGGCGTCAGCAGGACCGGGCGGCGATCGTCGGCGACACCCTGCTGGGCGCGAGCTGGATCCTGTTCACCTGGTCCGTCCTGCTCGGCGTCCTCCTACGGCTCGTCCTGACCGTGGCCGGCGTCGGAGAGAGCCAGGACCGGGCCCGGATCGTCGCCTGGGCCGTCCTCGGCGTCACCGCCGTCCTGCTCGCCTGGGGGTACGCCGAGGCCCGCCGCGTTCCCCGCGTACGCCGACTCGACGTACGGCTCCCGCGGCTGGGTCCCGGCCTCGACGGCTTCCGCGTCGCCCTCGTCACCGACACCCACTACGGCCCCCTGGACCGCGCCCGCTGGTCGGCACGGGTGTGCGAGACGGTGAACACCCTGGAGGCCGACCTGGTCTGCCACACCGGTGACATCGCGGACGGCACAGCCGAACGCCGCCGCGCCCAGGCCGCACCGCTCGGCACCGTGCGGGCGACCCGGGCCCGTGTGTACGTCACCGGCAACCACGAGTACTACAGCGAGGCCCAGGGCTGGGTCGACCTGATGGACGAGCTGGGCTGGCAGCCGCTCCGCAACCGCCATCTGCTGTTGGAAAACGGAGGCGACATCCTCGTGGTCGCCGGCGTGGACGACGTCACCGCCGAGTCCTCCGGGCTCGCGGGCCACCGCGCCCACCTCGCCGGAGCCCTCCAGGGCGCCGATCCCGACCTGCCCGTGCTGCTCCTGGCCCACCAGCCCAAGTTCGTCGACCAGGCAGCGGCCGCCGGCATCGACCTCCAGCTCTCCGGCCACACCCACGGCGGCCAGATCTGGCCCTTCCACCACCTGGTCCGCATCGACCAGCCCGCCGTCGCCGGCCTGAGCCACCACGGCGCCCGCACCCTCCTCTACACCAGCCGCGGCACCGGCTTCTGGGGCCCACCCTTCCGCGTCTTCGCCCCCAGCGAGATCACCCTGCTCACCCTCCGCTCCCCGCAGCACTGA
- a CDS encoding sugar ABC transporter permease, producing the protein MTGRSSTDKAEADTLGRRSRPAGRRRGPTAGRTRSWRDSPLRRITPWLFLAAPLALLITFTYVPVASMISYSFTDWDGVSPDREYVGFDNYVRIFTRPEFFRVFFVSGYYLAASVVQIAVALYFAVILSFNLRFRSFFKGILFFPYLINGVAIGFVFLYFFQDGGTLDSVLAWLGVTSDHPWLGDPTSANVSLAGVSVWRFTGLNFVLFLGAIQSIPGELYEAAELDGAGKWKQFRHIIAPSIKPVISLSAILAISGSLSVFEIPYIMTGGATGTQTFVIQTIKLAFQFNKTGLASAAAVVLLLIILLITWIQRRLVPDDKVDLV; encoded by the coding sequence ATGACAGGGCGATCCAGCACGGACAAGGCCGAGGCCGACACGCTAGGGAGGCGGTCTCGCCCGGCGGGCCGCCGGCGCGGCCCCACCGCCGGCCGGACGAGATCCTGGCGTGATTCGCCGCTGCGGCGGATCACGCCCTGGCTCTTCCTGGCGGCCCCGCTCGCCCTGCTGATCACGTTCACCTACGTCCCCGTCGCGAGCATGATCTCGTACAGCTTCACCGACTGGGACGGCGTGAGCCCGGACCGGGAGTACGTGGGATTCGACAACTACGTCCGGATCTTCACCCGTCCCGAGTTCTTCCGCGTCTTCTTCGTCAGCGGCTACTACCTCGCGGCGTCCGTGGTCCAGATCGCCGTCGCCCTGTACTTCGCGGTGATCCTCAGCTTCAACCTGCGGTTCCGCAGCTTCTTCAAGGGGATCCTCTTCTTCCCCTACCTGATCAACGGCGTCGCGATCGGCTTCGTCTTCCTGTACTTCTTCCAGGACGGCGGCACCCTCGACTCCGTGCTCGCCTGGCTCGGCGTGACCTCCGACCATCCCTGGCTCGGTGACCCGACCTCCGCGAACGTCTCCCTCGCGGGCGTCTCCGTCTGGCGCTTCACCGGACTGAACTTCGTCCTCTTCCTCGGCGCGATCCAGTCGATCCCGGGCGAGCTGTACGAGGCGGCGGAGCTCGACGGGGCGGGGAAGTGGAAGCAGTTCCGGCACATCATCGCCCCCAGCATCAAGCCCGTCATCAGCCTCAGCGCGATCCTGGCGATCTCCGGCTCGCTGTCGGTCTTCGAGATCCCCTACATCATGACCGGCGGCGCCACCGGCACCCAGACCTTCGTGATCCAGACGATCAAACTCGCCTTCCAGTTCAACAAGACCGGCCTGGCCTCGGCCGCGGCCGTGGTGCTGCTCCTGATCATCCTGCTGATCACCTGGATCCAGCGCCGGCTCGTGCCCGACGACAAGGTGGACCTCGTATGA
- a CDS encoding TIGR02391 family protein yields the protein MFTYEPPVPADQLRKLPTRDAALLLLQNLAKGGGDLQYAGMIGGARMAFQEERDVDLLTNRLSDAWSWLEAHALLSRVPRQSENFRRLSRDGRELAADPKGLARFEARTRLAGPLHPDLEKTVRTNFDLGDYETACFAAMKAVEVAVRDASGLDNSLVGVALMRKAFQPHQNGKPGGPLADAGAEGGEQEAESALFAGAMSRHKNPSSHRTVDFADPIEAAQIIQFADLLLRHVDRARARNSLRGALEPASSNQPGDMW from the coding sequence ATGTTCACGTACGAGCCGCCGGTTCCGGCGGACCAGCTCCGGAAACTTCCCACTCGGGATGCCGCGCTTCTCCTGCTACAGAACCTTGCCAAAGGCGGCGGCGATCTTCAGTACGCCGGGATGATAGGCGGTGCCCGCATGGCCTTCCAGGAGGAGAGGGACGTCGACCTGCTGACAAACCGGCTGTCCGACGCGTGGAGCTGGCTGGAGGCCCACGCGCTGTTGTCCCGAGTACCGCGCCAGTCCGAGAACTTCCGGCGGCTCTCCCGTGACGGCCGGGAGCTGGCGGCGGACCCGAAGGGCCTGGCCCGGTTCGAAGCCCGCACCCGGCTCGCCGGTCCGCTCCATCCGGACCTGGAGAAGACGGTGCGCACCAACTTCGACCTCGGGGACTACGAGACCGCGTGCTTCGCCGCCATGAAGGCCGTCGAAGTCGCCGTCCGCGACGCCTCTGGGCTCGACAACTCCCTCGTCGGCGTCGCGCTGATGCGCAAGGCGTTCCAACCGCACCAGAACGGCAAGCCCGGCGGCCCGCTGGCCGACGCCGGCGCAGAGGGCGGCGAGCAGGAGGCCGAGTCCGCGCTGTTCGCCGGCGCCATGAGCCGCCACAAGAACCCCTCCAGCCACCGCACCGTCGACTTCGCCGACCCGATCGAGGCGGCCCAAATCATCCAGTTCGCCGACCTGCTGTTGCGCCACGTCGACCGGGCCCGGGCCAGGAACAGCTTACGAGGAGCACTGGAGCCCGCATCGTCCAACCAGCCCGGAGACATGTGGTGA
- a CDS encoding carbohydrate ABC transporter permease produces MEGPRSSRRRLPVGGALTYLSLIVASAVVLIPLAVVFLTSLKTSEEVGSGGALSLPGNWFNFENYVTAFNDGKMLTAFGNTAFILVFSIGGTVIIGSMTAYAVDRFDFRGKKLVMAGFLIATLVPSVTTQVATFQVINSFSLVDTRWAPILLYMGTDIVSVYIFLQFIRGIPVSLDEAARLDGANAFTIYRKIIFPLLKPAIATVVIIKGITTYNDFYIPFLYMHSEDLGTISTALFRFKGPFGAHWEAISAGAILVIVPTLVVFLLLQRWIYNGFAQGATK; encoded by the coding sequence ATGGAAGGGCCGCGCAGCTCCCGCCGTCGGCTGCCCGTCGGAGGCGCCCTGACCTACCTGTCGCTGATCGTGGCCTCCGCGGTCGTCCTGATCCCGCTGGCCGTCGTCTTCCTCACCTCGCTCAAGACGTCGGAGGAGGTCGGCTCGGGCGGTGCGCTCTCCCTGCCCGGGAACTGGTTCAACTTCGAGAACTACGTCACCGCGTTCAACGACGGCAAGATGCTGACGGCGTTCGGGAACACCGCGTTCATCCTCGTCTTCTCGATCGGCGGGACGGTGATCATCGGCTCCATGACCGCGTACGCCGTCGACCGCTTCGACTTCCGCGGCAAGAAGCTCGTCATGGCCGGCTTCCTGATCGCCACCCTCGTCCCCAGCGTCACCACCCAGGTCGCGACCTTCCAGGTGATCAACAGCTTCAGCCTCGTCGACACCCGCTGGGCCCCGATCCTGCTCTACATGGGTACCGACATCGTCTCGGTCTACATCTTCCTGCAGTTCATCCGGGGCATCCCCGTCTCGCTGGACGAAGCCGCCCGGCTCGACGGGGCCAACGCCTTCACCATCTACCGGAAGATCATCTTCCCGCTGCTCAAGCCCGCGATCGCGACCGTCGTCATCATCAAGGGGATCACCACCTACAACGACTTCTACATCCCCTTCCTCTACATGCACTCCGAGGACCTGGGGACGATCTCCACCGCGCTCTTCCGCTTCAAGGGACCCTTCGGGGCGCACTGGGAAGCCATCTCGGCCGGCGCGATCCTCGTCATCGTCCCCACGCTGGTGGTCTTCCTGCTCCTCCAGCGCTGGATCTACAACGGCTTCGCCCAGGGAGCCACCAAGTAG
- a CDS encoding cellulose binding domain-containing protein, producing MWNAVPAQDGRTVTASNPSGYNVTIAPGADVDFGFSGTPVAGTNGAPAAFTLNGKTCATA from the coding sequence ATGTGGAACGCCGTACCCGCCCAGGACGGCCGGACCGTCACCGCGAGCAACCCGTCCGGCTACAACGTCACCATCGCCCCGGGAGCCGACGTGGACTTCGGTTTCAGCGGCACGCCGGTGGCCGGCACCAACGGGGCGCCGGCCGCGTTCACCCTCAACGGGAAGACCTGCGCGACCGCCTGA